DNA sequence from the Thermoplasmata archaeon genome:
GCTCAGTGTCGACGTCAACTAGGGTGCGGCTAGCGCGTCCCGTGCCCGCAGGCCGGACAGACAGTCCACTCGGGCTCCAGAGGCTCGCCGCAGGAGGGGCACCTGAGACCACCCACCTTCTCCTTCGACCGCTTTTTCGCAGTCGTGGGGGCCGCGGCACTAGGGCCCGCAAGCTCAGGTGACGAGCCCGCTACTCTCGCCTCTTTCAGAGCTCCCTTAGCCTCCATCGCGAATTGCATCGCCGCTTCCCCGTCGCCTTCCTTTATGAAGTCGCGAGCGAGCTCGAGCTTCTCCATTGCGGCCGAGACTTGCGCCGCTCCCTCGGGGTGCTTCTCGAGATGCTCCGCAAGCGCGTCCTCGACCTCGGCGACGAGCTTCTTCGCCTCCTTGAGGACTTCGTCCTCTTTCGAAGGCCTCGCGGCTGCCACAGCTGCACCGGCCCCCGCGGCGGCTCTCNNNNNNNNNNNNNNNNNNNNNNGCCTCCTCGCCAGCCTTCCTGCGCCTCCTCGAGACCGCCACAAAGACAGCGGCAAGAACGACCAGCAGGATAATGAGGCTGAGCGCTAATCCA
Encoded proteins:
- a CDS encoding zinc ribbon domain-containing protein, producing RAAAGAGAAVAAARPSKEDEVLKEAKKLVAEVEDALAEHLEKHPEGAAQVSAAMEKLELARDFIKEGDGEAAMQFAMEAKGALKEARVAGSSPELAGPSAAAPTTAKKRSKEKVGGLRCPSCGEPLEPEWTVCPACGHGTR